From the genome of Pseudomonas sp. TMP9, one region includes:
- a CDS encoding YaeQ family protein → MALQATTYKIELNLTDMDRSVYENLRFTVAKHPSETETRLAARLIGYALFYHEHLAFGRGLSEVDEPALWEKSLDDRVLHWIEVGQPDSERMTWCSRRTEKFSLVAYGNLRVWQTKELDPVRSLKNINVVALDQDALANLALDMPRALNWSVMISDGELFVTDERGQHELPIEWLVGER, encoded by the coding sequence ATGGCTCTGCAAGCAACCACCTACAAAATCGAGCTGAACCTCACCGATATGGACCGCAGCGTTTATGAAAACCTGCGTTTCACTGTGGCCAAGCACCCTTCGGAAACGGAAACGCGTTTGGCGGCGCGCCTGATTGGCTATGCCTTGTTCTATCACGAGCACTTAGCATTCGGCCGCGGCTTGTCGGAAGTAGACGAGCCGGCGTTATGGGAAAAGAGCTTGGATGACCGCGTCCTGCACTGGATCGAAGTCGGCCAGCCAGACAGCGAACGCATGACCTGGTGCTCGCGCCGCACCGAGAAGTTTAGCCTAGTGGCCTACGGCAACCTGCGGGTGTGGCAAACCAAAGAACTGGACCCGGTGCGCAGCCTGAAAAACATCAATGTGGTGGCGTTGGATCAAGATGCCTTAGCCAATCTGGCGTTGGACATGCCGCGCGCGTTGAACTGGAGCGTGATGATCAGCGACGGCGAATTGTTCGTCACCGACGAGCGCGGCCAGCATGAACTGCCGATTGAGTGGTTAGTTGGCGAACGCTAA